The Pseudooceanicola aestuarii genomic sequence GAACCCGCCCCCGCCCTGCGCGCCCAGGGGCCGGGGCATCTGCGCTCCGCTCCCGGCACGTTCTGAGCGGGTCGGGGCAGGGCGCGCGCGCGCTGCCGTCTGGCGCGCCGCCACTCCCTGCCGCCGGCGTCCCATGGTCGCCGGCCCTGCATGTCCTTCCCCCCCCACGGCCACCCATTCGGCGCGGCTGCCGCCGCCTCGGCTCTGTACCTCCGTCTGTGCGGATGTCGCGCCCCGTGCCCGCATCGCCCGACCGGATGGCATGGCCCGTCCGCTGGCCCTCCTGGTCCCAGTTCCGTCACACCCGGCCCCCGAATGGGCCGGGGGTATTTGCACCGCGCCACGCCTGCGCTATTTCCGCTGGAACGGCCCGCGTGAACGGCGCGATCCGGCCGAGCCTTTGAAAGGATTTCCATGGCCATTCCCCCCGAGGCCCTGCACCCCGTCACCGCCTTTGCCCTTGTGGGCGTGCTGGGGGTGGGCGCGCAGCTGATCGCCTGGCGCCTGCGGATGCCCGCCATCGTGCTGATGCTGGTGGCGGGAGTGGTGGCCGGCCCGGTCACCGGATTGCTGGACCCGGCGCGCGAATTCGGCGCGCTGCGGGAACCGATGATCGCCATGGCCGTGGCCATCATCCTGTTCGAAGGCGGTCTGACCCTGAACGTCAAATCCTTGCAGGACGCCGCCAAGGGGGTGCGCCGGCTGGTCATCGTCGGGGCGCCGCTGGGCTGGCTGCTGTCGGCGCTGACCTTGCATTACGCGGCCGGGCTGGGCTGGGAGACGGCGGCGGTCTTCGGCGGCATCATGATCGTCACCGGCCCGACGGTGATCGCGCCCCTGCTGCGCTCGGCCCGGTTGTCGCGTCGCCCGGCGCAGATCCTGCAATGGGAGGCGATCGTCAACGATCCGATCGGTGCCCTTGCCGCCGTTCTGGCGTTCGAGGTGGTCAGCGTGGTCCGCGCTTCGCAGGACATGGCCCATGCCATCGGGGAAACGGCCCTGGGCATCGTGGTCGCCGTGGTCGCCGGGTTCCTGGCCGGGGCCGGATTGGCCTGGGCGTTCCGGCGCGGACGGGTGCCGGAATACATGAAGGTGCCGGTGCTCTTTGCGCTGCTGCTGGCGGTCTTCGCCTTCTGCGATGCGCTTCTGCACGAAAGCGGCCTGCTGGCCGTCACCGTGATGGGCATCGTGATCGCCAATGCGGGCCTGCCCTCGTTCGAGGAAATGCGCCGGTTCAAGGAACACGCGACCATCCTTCTGGTCTCGGGGGTGTTCATCCTGCTGGCCGCGGGCCTCGATTTCGGGGAATTGTCGGCGCTGAACTGGCGCGCGGCGATCTTCGTCGGGGTGATCATGCTGGTCGCCCGACCGGTGACGGTGCTGGTCTCGCTGATCGGATCGGGCGTGCCCTGGCGCGAACGCGCGCTGGTGGCGTTTACCGGGCCGCGGGGCGTGGTACTGGTGGCGGTGGCGGGGCTGTTCGGTGAGAGGCTGGTCTCCCTGGGGGTGGAGGACGGCGCGCTGGTCGGCCCGCTGGCCTTCGCATTGGTGGCGGTCACGGTCGTGGTGCACGGCTTTGCGCTGCGGCCGATGGCCCGTGCCCTGGGCCTGACAGGTGCCGAAACGCCGGGGCTGCTGATCGTCGGCGGCTCGCGCTTTACCACCGCGCTGGCGGCCTGTCTCAAGGAAAACGACATTCCCGTTCTGCTGGCCGATCCCAACCATGGCAAGCTGCGCGCCGCGCGGCGGCAGGGCCTGCCCAATTATTACGGTGACATCCTGGCCGAAGCAGCCGAACATCGGCTGGATCTGGTCAGCTACGCCACCCTGTTCGCCGCGACGGACAACGATGCCTACAACACCCTGGTGGCGACCGACCTGGCACATCACTTCGGCCGCGACGCGGTGTTCCAGCTGGCGCGCAGCAAGGACAACACCACCCGCCACGCCCTGCCCGCCACGTTGGGCGGCAAGCCAGTGGTGCAGGATCTGACCCATGACCAGTTGGAGACCAAGCTCTACGAAGGCTGGCACTTCCATTTCTCCCGCCTGACGGAGGAATTCACGATGGAGGACTGGCGCGCCGAGAACCCTGCCAGCCTGCTGGTCGGGGCCCAGCGTCCCGGCCAGATCCTGCGGCTGCTGCATACAGGCGAGAACCTGAAAGGCGTGCCCGACATGCGCCTGATCCACATCGCTCCCGCCCAGGACGCCGCCGAGGCGCGACAGAACTCGCAGGAGGCCCGCAAGGACGATCCCAAGGACGCCGGAACCTCGGCCGTCTGACCCGCAGAGGCGCCGGATGCCCCCATTGGCCGCGCGCGCCCGTGCCGCCGCAGGCCCATCCGGCGCCCAGCCCCGGCCCCCTTCGGGCCGAAATACCGCGGGGGTGAATTGAGCGCGGCGCGCTCAAGAGGGGGCAGCGCCCCCTGTCACGTTTCAATCCTCGATGACATTCGAGTCGAAGGTTCGACGGATCACGCTGCCGCAGCGTCGCGCCCGGGGCGCTGCAAATAGCGGCAAAGCTGGGCCCCCTGCAACCTTTCGCCCCCCCCCCGATGACATTCGGGCGGTGGTTGGGCGGATCAGGCCGTGCCATCGTCAGGCCCGCCCTGCTTCCCGCCTCGAGGTCGTCCAAAGTCCGGCGATTCTGGAAAGGATCAGCCGAAAGAGGAGGCCTCAGCCCGCGCCGACCCGTCCGGGATCACCCCGCGCGGCGGTCCAGCGCCTGTTGGCAGATCCCCGCGCCCAGCAGGTAGAGGCTGGTCACGATCAGGCCAAGGCTGACACCGGGGCCGGGCGCGAAATGGGCCATGGCGGCCCAGGCGGCAAGACATGTCCAGGCTACCGCCATGGGCAGCGACAGCCAGCGCCAGCGCGCGGTGCGGACGGGGTGGATGAACTTCAGCGGTGCGAACATGGCCGCCGCCAGCAGCGCGATCAGCACCATGATCACCCCGGTCGGCGGGGTCAGCGCGAACAGCACCAGCGCCAGCATGTTCCAGCAGCCGGGAAAGCCCAAGAAGGAATTGTCATCCGTTTTCATCCAGGATCCGGCGAAATAGAGCCCGCTGGTAAAGGTGATGCCGATCAGCGCGACCCAGGCCCAGACGCCGGGCAGGATGCCGGACTGGAACAGCGCATAGGCCGGGATGAACACGTAAGTCAGGTAGTCGATGATCAGGTCCAGCAGCGCGCCGTCGATATGCGGCGCATGGGTGCGCACGTCGTAGCGGCGCGCCAGCGGTCCGTCGATTCCGTCGACGGCGAAGGCGACAACCAGCCACAGGAACATGCGGCCCCAGCTTTGTTCGACGGCGGCCAGCAGGGCCAGCATCGCAAAAACG encodes the following:
- a CDS encoding cation:proton antiporter, which translates into the protein MAIPPEALHPVTAFALVGVLGVGAQLIAWRLRMPAIVLMLVAGVVAGPVTGLLDPAREFGALREPMIAMAVAIILFEGGLTLNVKSLQDAAKGVRRLVIVGAPLGWLLSALTLHYAAGLGWETAAVFGGIMIVTGPTVIAPLLRSARLSRRPAQILQWEAIVNDPIGALAAVLAFEVVSVVRASQDMAHAIGETALGIVVAVVAGFLAGAGLAWAFRRGRVPEYMKVPVLFALLLAVFAFCDALLHESGLLAVTVMGIVIANAGLPSFEEMRRFKEHATILLVSGVFILLAAGLDFGELSALNWRAAIFVGVIMLVARPVTVLVSLIGSGVPWRERALVAFTGPRGVVLVAVAGLFGERLVSLGVEDGALVGPLAFALVAVTVVVHGFALRPMARALGLTGAETPGLLIVGGSRFTTALAACLKENDIPVLLADPNHGKLRAARRQGLPNYYGDILAEAAEHRLDLVSYATLFAATDNDAYNTLVATDLAHHFGRDAVFQLARSKDNTTRHALPATLGGKPVVQDLTHDQLETKLYEGWHFHFSRLTEEFTMEDWRAENPASLLVGAQRPGQILRLLHTGENLKGVPDMRLIHIAPAQDAAEARQNSQEARKDDPKDAGTSAV
- a CDS encoding CDP-alcohol phosphatidyltransferase family protein, with the translated sequence MTSPVLRAFSVHFLTATGAVFAMLALLAAVEQSWGRMFLWLVVAFAVDGIDGPLARRYDVRTHAPHIDGALLDLIIDYLTYVFIPAYALFQSGILPGVWAWVALIGITFTSGLYFAGSWMKTDDNSFLGFPGCWNMLALVLFALTPPTGVIMVLIALLAAAMFAPLKFIHPVRTARWRWLSLPMAVAWTCLAAWAAMAHFAPGPGVSLGLIVTSLYLLGAGICQQALDRRAG